CCTCAGTTGCTATATCATCAAAGTTTTGAAAAATAACAGGCTTAACTGGTACCCTTTGTTTTTCTTTTATGGTCTTTTCATTATTTTCTGCGGTCTTTTCATTTTCAATCTCAGTACTGTTGTCAATTATCTCATTTTTATCACTCTGAAAAGACTCTTTTTTATCTTCTTCTCTATTTTTTGTAACAACATGTTCTACAAGCTGCTTTGCAAAACTTATAGGCAATAACTGCATAATTTCACTATCGATAATTTCCCCTATTACCATTTTAAAGGCAATTTTGACTACTTTGTCACCCGTAAAAGATATATCCTCAGGCAAACGGATATTAGCATCTACAATAAAAGCCTTAGGTGGTGAAATGTTAATATTCATATTTAACAAGGCTGAAAGTGATGTTGAAGCAGAACCAATCATTTGATTCATTGCCTCACCAATTGCACTTAAATGCAATTCGCTTATTTCATCTTCCTTAACATCTCCATTGCCACCCATCATCAAATCGGTAATTTTAAGAACATCTTCCTTTTTTAATATTAATAAATTGTTACCTTTAAGACCCTCTGTATACTCAACTTGAACCCCAACATATGGAATTTTGAATTCTTGCTTTAACTCCTCCCATGATATTATAGTTACTCGAGGGGTAGTTATAGTAACCTTGTTTCTTAATAATGTATAAAGGGTTGTTGCAGATGTTCCCATGCTTATATTACCTATTTCTCCCAGGACATCTTGCTCTTCAGCCGTCAATATATCATCATCATTTACA
This is a stretch of genomic DNA from Aceticella autotrophica. It encodes these proteins:
- the fliY gene encoding flagellar motor switch phosphatase FliY → MSDLLSQEEINALLSGVNDDDILTAEEQDVLGEIGNISMGTSATTLYTLLRNKVTITTPRVTIISWEELKQEFKIPYVGVQVEYTEGLKGNNLLILKKEDVLKITDLMMGGNGDVKEDEISELHLSAIGEAMNQMIGSASTSLSALLNMNINISPPKAFIVDANIRLPEDISFTGDKVVKIAFKMVIGEIIDSEIMQLLPISFAKQLVEHVVTKNREEDKKESFQSDKNEIIDNSTEIENEKTAENNEKTIKEKQRVPVKPVIFQNFDDIATEGGEENEDNLKLIMDIPLNVTVELGRTKKLIKDILELNEGSIIELDKIAGEPVDILVNGKFIAKGEVVVIDENFGVRIIDIIQENKRINSI